The following proteins are encoded in a genomic region of Corynebacterium atypicum:
- a CDS encoding Rib/alpha-like domain-containing protein, whose translation MWRETGAGEGVSAGTGATYNPLLGDKTVGGYKVYASVLTAEGAAANAQMKSANPPGFWAQETQKMLKEHPEYLEKTFVTETKDNGDYGFQGDSNTQWEHSYMWVEDKNGNPMPGYSSYTRPVFGSPAPGTRTVPHTLPSAQVIGRYINVNHALIGDVVPLKLDITNFNQSTKPAKRGETAELKLTGTLSETGYTVVWTKNNNSKALKTCEVTTTVDAASCTFDIPGDAKDGDIFTATLRTKDEQANPVASDSLIVHEGEAQKYEPRYEDVAAGTTSAAPLFDDSTTDDVENGPVPTGAKFELGPNAPAGAQVDPTTGVVTIPQLEYHEVTVPVTVVYIDGSRDATSVTFTETTNAPAPRIDTGDRDQVPHSGAPTELDDSVVNPAGVTGKVVRGENGDPVDGATVTVGEMGNVYMTIPPTAAVGDDYKVVYEKDGNTIGESPIEVTHPTPSVNVHEKDQIPNDGAFQRLDDIIANGTDQTTGTLVDGEGNPVEGAEVRIDVNGNACVKVPAAATPGDGYKIVYKNGDETLAESPITVVPNESQRYDVDYTAEYQDGITVEKGLPDRKLTSAPSFRDTTTNSIVGENDRPAASFELGDGAPSWVTVARDGRLGLQPGDDVEARDYEVPVKVTYGDGSSETVSVQVKVTESTAPRVEVGQPDEVANSGELVKVDDKVVNPDGVTGKVVDQGGDEVPGSTVTVDPSDGSVMVSVPEGTEPGDYKVVFAKDGKTVGESPITVVPAPDPQDPPTP comes from the coding sequence GTGTGGCGTGAGACCGGCGCGGGCGAGGGCGTATCCGCAGGCACGGGCGCTACATATAACCCGTTGTTGGGTGACAAAACGGTCGGCGGCTATAAGGTCTACGCATCGGTGCTCACCGCTGAAGGTGCTGCGGCGAACGCGCAGATGAAGAGTGCTAATCCTCCGGGTTTCTGGGCCCAGGAGACCCAGAAGATGCTGAAGGAGCACCCGGAGTACCTCGAGAAGACCTTCGTCACCGAAACCAAGGATAATGGTGATTACGGTTTCCAGGGGGACAGCAACACCCAGTGGGAGCACTCGTATATGTGGGTGGAAGATAAGAACGGCAATCCGATGCCGGGGTATTCTTCGTATACTCGCCCGGTATTCGGCTCGCCGGCCCCCGGCACCCGAACCGTTCCGCACACCCTTCCGTCAGCGCAGGTCATCGGCCGGTACATCAACGTCAACCACGCGTTGATCGGCGACGTCGTACCGCTGAAGCTCGATATCACCAACTTCAATCAGAGCACCAAGCCGGCAAAGCGTGGCGAGACGGCTGAGCTTAAGCTCACCGGTACGCTCTCTGAAACCGGCTACACGGTTGTCTGGACCAAAAACAATAACTCGAAGGCTCTGAAGACCTGCGAGGTCACGACTACCGTCGATGCAGCCTCGTGCACCTTCGATATTCCGGGTGACGCCAAAGACGGCGACATCTTCACCGCTACGTTGCGGACTAAAGACGAACAAGCTAACCCGGTGGCTTCCGATAGCTTGATCGTGCATGAAGGTGAGGCACAGAAGTACGAGCCGCGCTACGAGGACGTCGCCGCGGGTACCACCTCTGCCGCCCCGCTCTTCGATGACTCCACCACGGACGATGTGGAAAATGGACCGGTTCCTACGGGTGCGAAGTTCGAGCTCGGCCCGAACGCTCCCGCCGGTGCGCAAGTTGACCCTACGACCGGCGTGGTCACCATCCCCCAGCTGGAGTATCACGAGGTCACCGTGCCGGTTACCGTGGTGTATATTGACGGTTCCCGTGACGCGACGAGCGTCACTTTCACGGAGACGACTAATGCTCCTGCACCCCGCATTGACACCGGTGACCGTGACCAGGTTCCTCACTCCGGGGCCCCGACTGAGCTGGACGATAGCGTCGTTAACCCCGCCGGTGTGACCGGTAAGGTTGTTCGCGGTGAAAACGGGGATCCGGTTGACGGTGCTACCGTCACCGTCGGGGAAATGGGCAACGTATATATGACTATCCCGCCCACTGCCGCGGTGGGTGATGATTACAAGGTCGTCTACGAAAAGGACGGCAATACTATTGGCGAGTCGCCAATCGAGGTCACGCACCCCACGCCTTCGGTGAACGTGCACGAGAAGGACCAGATCCCCAACGACGGCGCGTTCCAGCGCCTCGACGACATAATCGCGAACGGTACCGATCAGACCACCGGCACCCTGGTGGACGGCGAGGGTAACCCGGTGGAAGGTGCGGAGGTCCGCATCGACGTCAACGGCAATGCCTGCGTGAAGGTTCCGGCTGCCGCCACGCCTGGTGACGGGTACAAGATCGTCTACAAGAATGGCGATGAGACGCTGGCCGAATCGCCGATCACGGTCGTCCCCAACGAGTCCCAAAGGTACGACGTGGATTACACCGCCGAATACCAGGACGGCATCACCGTGGAGAAGGGGCTGCCAGACAGGAAGCTCACCTCGGCGCCGAGTTTCCGAGATACCACGACGAATTCGATCGTTGGTGAAAACGACCGCCCGGCGGCTTCTTTCGAGCTGGGCGATGGTGCTCCCTCGTGGGTCACGGTTGCCCGCGATGGCCGTCTCGGGCTCCAGCCAGGAGACGATGTTGAAGCCCGCGATTACGAGGTCCCGGTGAAGGTCACCTACGGTGACGGCAGCTCGGAGACCGTGTCCGTGCAGGTGAAGGTGACTGAGTCGACTGCACCGCGTGTGGAAGTTGGTCAGCCTGATGAGGTTGCGAATTCTGGTGAGCTGGTCAAGGTTGATGACAAGGTGGTTAACCCTGATGGGGTGACTGGCAAGGTTGTTGATCAGGGTGGCGATGAGGTCCCGGGTTCGACGGTGACTGTTGACCCGAGTGATGGGTCGGTGATGGTTTCGGTGCCGGAGGGTACTGAGCCTGGTGACTATAAGGTTGTCTTTGCCAAGGACGGCAAGACGGTTGGTGAGTCGCCGATCACCGTTGTTCCGGCGCCGGATCCTCAAGATCCGCCGACTCCGTAG
- a CDS encoding Rossmann-like domain-containing protein, giving the protein MGRGTGAVHSPNPWALYEELASGIPADLTVVDYQVAGRWAWVKSSSGQVGMAGVYRESGRPVSYSGSAGLFGMPLSEAAGLARSWNFTEAGIGVAAMNACYNAPERGGQVGVDVADLSQGRRARVLGVSRGDSFRVFRERVAGKKVAVVGHFKGLEQVLNPVCDLSILERAPMDGDFPDSAAEYLPPRSDWVFITGSALVNKTLPRLLELSRDAMTAVVGPFTPMTELLFDYGADVLSGFLPQDSEGLCVSLRGIGGGRKYNFGTQVNRARA; this is encoded by the coding sequence GTGGGACGCGGCACCGGTGCGGTTCACAGCCCTAACCCTTGGGCGCTCTACGAGGAGCTGGCCAGTGGCATCCCCGCCGACCTTACGGTGGTGGATTACCAGGTGGCCGGCCGCTGGGCATGGGTGAAAAGCTCGAGCGGGCAGGTCGGTATGGCGGGGGTCTACCGGGAGTCGGGAAGGCCGGTCTCCTACTCTGGATCGGCCGGACTGTTCGGGATGCCGTTGAGCGAGGCCGCAGGACTAGCCCGCTCGTGGAACTTTACCGAGGCTGGCATCGGGGTGGCCGCGATGAACGCCTGCTACAACGCGCCGGAGCGCGGCGGCCAGGTGGGCGTTGACGTGGCGGACCTGTCCCAGGGCAGGCGTGCCCGAGTGCTGGGTGTCTCGCGCGGCGATTCGTTCCGGGTGTTCCGGGAGCGGGTTGCCGGCAAGAAGGTCGCCGTGGTGGGGCACTTTAAGGGCCTCGAGCAGGTGCTCAACCCCGTGTGCGACTTATCCATCCTGGAGCGTGCACCGATGGACGGGGACTTCCCCGATTCCGCGGCCGAGTACTTGCCGCCGCGCTCCGACTGGGTGTTCATCACTGGATCGGCGCTGGTGAATAAGACGCTGCCCCGGCTGTTGGAGCTGTCGCGAGACGCGATGACCGCGGTGGTGGGCCCATTCACTCCGATGACGGAGCTCCTCTTCGACTACGGCGCGGACGTGCTCTCTGGGTTTTTGCCGCAGGATTCCGAGGGCCTGTGCGTCTCGCTGCGCGGCATTGGCGGCGGCCGGAAGTACAACTTTGGCACCCAGGTCAACCGGGCTCGCGCCTAA
- a CDS encoding dicarboxylate/amino acid:cation symporter gives MNIKKITSSLLFRVIVAIILAVICSFFFPEWLARVFATFNGLFGNFLSFFVPVLIFALITPAIAGLGRGADKWLGITTAIAYTSTIIAGFLSYAVARGLYPVLLGGQSVSEDIADVSEGDLSAYFDIEMPPPFEVMTALLLAFCVGVAMTVVKSDTLYRASRELEAVIMKVISSFIVPLLPVFIFGMFLNLGMNDNLASTFVVFGTVLVLSIAMTLVYLVVQYLLAGAIAGTNPFKALGNMLPAYATALGTSSSAATIPVTLRATLKNKVDANVAGFMVPLCATIHLAGSMIKIVLFAFAIVYLTGMEVSAGLAIGFVLMLGITMIAAPGVPGGAIMAAVGLLSSMLGFDDNNVALMIAAYIAIDSFGTAANVTGDGAIALVVDKFARGKIAPARAVEADEAPARQES, from the coding sequence ATGAATATCAAAAAAATCACTAGTTCTCTCCTTTTTCGCGTGATCGTAGCGATCATCCTCGCGGTCATCTGCAGCTTCTTCTTTCCAGAATGGCTGGCTCGCGTGTTTGCCACCTTCAACGGGCTCTTTGGCAATTTCTTAAGCTTCTTCGTCCCGGTGCTCATTTTTGCGTTGATCACCCCGGCGATCGCCGGGCTGGGTCGGGGAGCTGACAAGTGGCTGGGCATCACCACTGCTATCGCCTATACCTCGACGATCATCGCGGGCTTCCTGTCTTATGCGGTGGCCCGCGGTCTCTACCCGGTGCTGCTGGGCGGCCAGAGCGTCAGCGAAGACATCGCCGACGTCTCCGAAGGCGATCTTTCCGCCTACTTTGATATCGAGATGCCGCCGCCCTTCGAGGTGATGACGGCGCTACTGCTTGCCTTCTGCGTCGGCGTGGCTATGACGGTGGTCAAGTCGGATACCCTCTACAGGGCCAGCCGTGAGCTCGAGGCCGTGATCATGAAGGTGATCAGCAGCTTCATTGTCCCGCTGCTGCCTGTGTTCATCTTCGGCATGTTCTTGAACTTGGGCATGAACGATAACCTTGCGTCCACCTTCGTGGTCTTTGGCACCGTGCTTGTACTTTCCATCGCGATGACGTTGGTCTACCTGGTGGTCCAGTACCTGTTGGCGGGCGCGATCGCCGGCACCAACCCCTTCAAGGCGCTGGGGAATATGCTTCCGGCCTATGCCACCGCGCTGGGTACCTCCTCTTCTGCGGCGACGATTCCGGTCACGCTGCGAGCTACCTTGAAGAACAAGGTGGACGCGAACGTCGCCGGCTTTATGGTGCCGCTGTGCGCCACCATCCACCTGGCCGGTTCGATGATCAAGATCGTGCTTTTCGCCTTCGCCATCGTGTACCTGACCGGCATGGAGGTCTCCGCGGGCTTGGCGATCGGTTTCGTGCTCATGCTGGGCATCACCATGATCGCGGCCCCGGGTGTGCCGGGCGGTGCGATCATGGCCGCCGTGGGGCTGCTCAGCTCGATGCTGGGCTTTGACGACAATAATGTTGCGCTGATGATCGCCGCCTACATCGCCATCGATTCCTTCGGCACCGCGGCCAACGTGACTGGCGACGGCGCGATTGCCCTCGTGGTGGACAAATTTGCGCGCGGCAAAATCGCGCCCGCTCGTGCTGTCGAGGCAGACGAAGCGCCGGCCCGACAGGAGTCCTAA
- a CDS encoding gluconokinase encodes MHQEKKKKVPSMSVPLAEARGPFVLGLDVGSTASRGGLYDATGRPVKGSKERIAHEFTTAPDGTSIIDADQVAEECREVVEGIVAFARKKGLEVSGVALDSFASSLVAVDAAGQALTPAITYADSRCAPFVAQARELVDERSYHQRTGVRLHTSYFPARLLWLRETQPEVWEKLAHVMSIGEYVYHRLAGITGMATSLAAWSGIIEFATGELDRTTLDALGVPAELFAEIFDPDEPAYPTASPWEELNGIAWFYPISDGWPSNVGPGATDEHTVAVAAATSGAMRVIVDTCPEHVDPGLWCYRLSSSRWIVGGALNDVGRAVSWMERVLAEVDAGELARALGERPRQHVPDVLPFFSGERATGWAADAKAALWNVTDDTTVLDIWRGVFEAIAHSYRRVWQAMAAAPQRVVVSGRVATDHPTWLAILADTLATPVVPLEMKRATLRGTALIALGVLDPAGRRATPPFGAEFAPRLDDDTQGYYQGLAERFDRGYAALVG; translated from the coding sequence ATGCACCAGGAGAAGAAGAAAAAAGTTCCTTCGATGTCGGTTCCGCTCGCCGAGGCGCGCGGGCCTTTCGTCCTTGGCCTTGACGTCGGCTCCACCGCGTCGCGCGGCGGCTTGTATGACGCGACTGGGCGCCCGGTTAAGGGTTCCAAGGAGCGCATCGCGCACGAGTTCACCACGGCCCCGGATGGCACGAGCATTATCGACGCCGATCAGGTAGCAGAGGAGTGCCGCGAGGTTGTTGAGGGGATCGTGGCCTTCGCGCGCAAGAAGGGTCTCGAAGTTTCCGGGGTGGCGCTGGACTCGTTTGCTTCCTCGCTGGTGGCGGTAGACGCGGCCGGCCAGGCGCTCACCCCCGCGATCACGTACGCGGATTCGCGCTGTGCGCCCTTTGTCGCCCAGGCGCGCGAGCTCGTCGATGAACGCTCTTACCATCAGCGCACCGGGGTGAGGCTGCATACCTCGTACTTCCCGGCGCGGCTGCTGTGGCTGCGGGAGACCCAGCCGGAGGTGTGGGAGAAGTTGGCGCACGTCATGTCGATCGGCGAGTACGTCTATCACCGCCTGGCGGGTATCACCGGTATGGCGACCTCGCTTGCGGCGTGGTCGGGCATCATCGAGTTCGCCACCGGCGAGCTGGATCGGACGACGCTCGACGCGCTTGGCGTTCCGGCCGAGCTGTTCGCCGAGATCTTCGATCCGGACGAGCCTGCCTACCCCACCGCGAGCCCCTGGGAGGAGCTCAACGGGATCGCGTGGTTCTACCCCATATCTGATGGCTGGCCGTCGAACGTGGGACCGGGGGCCACCGACGAGCACACGGTGGCCGTGGCGGCTGCTACTTCGGGGGCGATGCGGGTGATTGTGGATACCTGCCCCGAGCACGTTGATCCGGGCCTGTGGTGCTATCGCCTTTCTTCGTCTCGGTGGATCGTGGGCGGCGCGCTCAATGACGTCGGCCGGGCCGTGAGCTGGATGGAGCGGGTGCTCGCCGAAGTGGACGCCGGGGAGCTCGCGCGGGCCCTCGGCGAGCGGCCCCGGCAGCATGTGCCGGACGTGTTGCCCTTCTTCTCCGGCGAGCGGGCCACCGGTTGGGCGGCGGACGCTAAGGCCGCGTTGTGGAACGTGACGGACGATACGACGGTTCTGGATATTTGGCGCGGCGTCTTCGAGGCGATTGCCCATTCCTATCGGCGGGTGTGGCAGGCGATGGCCGCCGCGCCGCAGCGCGTCGTAGTTTCTGGGAGGGTGGCCACCGATCATCCGACGTGGTTGGCGATTCTGGCCGATACCCTGGCGACCCCGGTGGTTCCTCTGGAGATGAAACGCGCCACGCTGCGCGGTACGGCGCTGATTGCTCTCGGCGTCCTGGACCCCGCCGGCCGGCGCGCCACACCGCCGTTCGGCGCCGAGTTTGCGCCGCGGCTTGACGATGACACGCAGGGCTACTACCAGGGTCTTGCCGAGCGCTTCGATCGCGGTTACGCAGCGCTCGTCGGCTAG
- a CDS encoding DNA glycosylase AlkZ-like family protein, which produces MERNREIRARRLIAQHLAQSAARPAASGPVEVLHEMLALRAQRFWPAVRALAARAECSEDDVIACVRRGEIVRTRTGWDTPIMVAAEDARWLARTLTSAPARLAAVQRAHVLGLQPEEISRARKTIHAELAGRPFTQPLTGFEAFAIFAEIGIDPDGGRGVHLLRILASEGEVVCGATRQQATFAHVNSLPGNAVDLRGDAALAELAGRFIASRGPAGPADLAQWAGLSAAVAEHAVSCARGLTGFDEDLSMASWQCEVTCGEIKRALRRTMVLDSVDDYLASYGDTSLVLSPGGHAEGWQGNDDFGQRVIAHGEVVNAAA; this is translated from the coding sequence ATGGAACGGAACCGAGAGATAAGGGCTCGTCGGCTCATCGCGCAGCACCTTGCGCAAAGCGCCGCGCGACCGGCCGCCTCGGGGCCCGTTGAAGTACTCCACGAGATGCTCGCGCTGCGCGCCCAACGCTTCTGGCCCGCGGTTCGTGCCCTCGCCGCGCGCGCAGAGTGCAGTGAGGATGACGTGATCGCCTGCGTGCGCCGCGGCGAGATCGTCCGCACGCGCACCGGGTGGGATACCCCCATCATGGTGGCGGCCGAGGACGCGCGCTGGCTGGCTCGCACTTTAACCTCGGCACCCGCCCGACTCGCGGCCGTCCAGCGCGCCCACGTCCTGGGCTTGCAACCAGAAGAGATCTCGCGGGCCCGCAAGACTATCCACGCCGAGCTGGCCGGGCGGCCCTTCACCCAACCGCTGACCGGCTTCGAGGCATTCGCCATCTTTGCCGAGATCGGCATCGACCCCGACGGCGGCCGGGGCGTGCACCTGCTGCGCATCCTCGCCTCTGAAGGCGAGGTCGTCTGCGGCGCTACCCGGCAGCAAGCCACCTTCGCCCACGTCAACTCCCTTCCTGGGAACGCAGTGGACCTGCGCGGCGACGCCGCGCTGGCCGAGCTAGCCGGGCGGTTTATCGCCTCCCGCGGCCCCGCTGGGCCTGCAGACTTAGCTCAGTGGGCGGGGCTGTCCGCGGCCGTCGCCGAGCACGCCGTATCCTGCGCGCGCGGGTTAACCGGATTCGACGAGGACCTTTCGATGGCCTCCTGGCAATGCGAGGTGACCTGCGGGGAGATCAAACGCGCCCTGCGGCGGACCATGGTGCTCGACTCGGTGGATGACTACCTGGCCAGCTACGGCGATACCTCCCTCGTGCTGAGCCCCGGTGGCCACGCGGAGGGCTGGCAGGGCAACGACGACTTCGGCCAGCGCGTCATCGCCCACGGCGAGGTAGTCAACGCCGCCGCCTAG
- a CDS encoding SdpI family protein yields MTIFAVVLAVLGVAVLAVGGLAWTGKLPGNSVVGIRVPEVRKSKELWVLAHQVAAPMWVFAGVLFLFAAAFATILVGWGVLVPIILVIAALAAIGAGAGRGAHTVAAIDARRLVAEDADDTPKVNLSALRKAAKKLDEE; encoded by the coding sequence ATGACGATTTTTGCTGTTGTGCTCGCGGTCCTCGGCGTGGCGGTCCTCGCGGTAGGCGGGCTGGCGTGGACGGGGAAGCTCCCGGGCAACTCTGTGGTGGGCATTAGAGTGCCCGAGGTGCGCAAGTCTAAGGAGCTGTGGGTGCTCGCGCACCAGGTAGCCGCGCCGATGTGGGTGTTCGCCGGGGTGCTGTTCCTGTTTGCTGCGGCGTTCGCCACGATCTTGGTGGGCTGGGGCGTACTCGTGCCCATCATCTTGGTTATCGCCGCATTGGCGGCGATCGGCGCCGGCGCCGGACGCGGCGCGCACACGGTGGCCGCGATAGACGCCCGACGTTTGGTGGCAGAGGACGCCGATGACACCCCGAAGGTGAACCTTTCGGCGTTGCGCAAGGCGGCCAAGAAGCTCGACGAGGAATAA
- a CDS encoding YbaN family protein, which produces MLRYVYLAVGCLALGLGALGIPLPVLPTTPFLLLAVFCFARSSKRLEHYLLNHRVFGAYITNYYHRQMTPTHKARTLALMWTGLVISMFFVPNWWLVGLLAAIGAGVTVHIARLKPRPERAPQAGQAGQLLDDAAPTSAGHAPEGDASRAGERSER; this is translated from the coding sequence ATGCTGCGCTACGTATATCTGGCCGTTGGCTGCTTAGCGTTGGGGCTTGGCGCCTTGGGCATCCCGCTGCCCGTTCTGCCGACGACGCCCTTCCTCCTGCTGGCCGTCTTCTGCTTTGCGCGCAGTTCCAAGCGCCTGGAGCACTACCTGCTCAACCACCGCGTCTTCGGCGCGTACATCACAAACTACTATCACCGGCAGATGACGCCCACCCACAAAGCGCGCACGCTCGCGCTCATGTGGACTGGCCTGGTGATCTCGATGTTCTTCGTGCCCAACTGGTGGCTGGTGGGTCTTTTGGCGGCCATCGGCGCGGGCGTGACCGTACACATCGCCAGGCTCAAGCCTCGCCCTGAGCGCGCACCGCAGGCCGGGCAGGCTGGGCAGTTGCTTGACGACGCCGCGCCAACCTCCGCCGGGCACGCCCCGGAAGGGGATGCCTCCAGGGCGGGGGAGCGAAGCGAGCGCTAG
- the leuS gene encoding leucine--tRNA ligase yields the protein MEQPSTPQEPAHRYTAKLAQDIEARWQNYWRENGTFNAPNPVGDLAPADGHQLPADKLFVQDMFPYPSGAGLHVGHPLGYIATDVFARFNRMLGKNVLHTLGYDAFGLPAEQYAIQTGTHPRTTTMANIKNMRRQLGVLGLGHDQRRSVATTDPEFFKWTQWIFLTIYNSWFDAEAGKARPIAELIPQLESGKIPTPAGFALPYAELSRLDQQRVVDTFRLVYRANSMVNWCPGLGTVLANEEVTAEGRSERGNFPVFRRRLSQWMMRITAYADRLLDDLELLDWPEKVKTMQRNWIGRSEGAEVDFFAAGHAIRVFTTRPDTLFGATYLVLAPEHELVDALVAAGSGSYEGVDERWTYGAANPADAVARYRRDIAAKSDLERQENKDKTGVFLGAYGVNPVSGKEVPIFIADYVLTGYGTGAIMAVPAHDERDFEFAHVFGLPIVQVLDGGDIAEAAFTGDGPHVNSANSTGLDLNGVGKKEGIDKTIAWLEANGCGARKVQYKLRDWLFARQRYWGEPFPIVYDEEGVAHPLPASMLPVTLPEVADYAPPTFDPEDADSEPQPPLAKERDWVEVRLDLGDGEKTYYRDTNVMPQWAGSSWYQLRYIDPHNDEAFCDIENERYWTGPRPDMHGENDPGGVDLYVGGVEHAVLHLLYSRFWHKVLFDLGFVTSKEPYRRLYNQGYIQAYAYTDARGVYVPAAEVEERDGKFFYQGQEVFQEYGKMGKSLKNAVAPDDICRDFGADTLRVYEMSMGPLDTSRPWATKDVVGAYRFLQRTWRLVIDEATGAVLVDTGASGAGDGGAEPTEEDLKALHRTIAGVREDYEALRDNTVVAKLIGYVNYLTKTYPGSVPLALVEPLVLMLAPVAPHIAEELWARLGHEQTLAYEAFPVAEEKWLTDDEVRLPVQVNGKVRGHVTVLADAAREDILAAAKAEERIAGHLEGKTVVKEILVPGRMINLVVK from the coding sequence ATGGAACAACCGAGCACCCCCCAAGAGCCCGCGCACCGCTACACTGCGAAGCTCGCGCAGGACATCGAAGCGCGCTGGCAGAACTATTGGCGCGAAAATGGCACCTTCAACGCGCCGAACCCCGTGGGTGACCTGGCCCCGGCGGATGGCCACCAGCTGCCCGCGGACAAGCTCTTTGTGCAGGACATGTTCCCCTACCCCTCGGGTGCCGGCCTCCACGTGGGCCACCCGCTCGGCTACATCGCCACCGACGTCTTCGCGCGCTTTAACCGCATGCTGGGCAAGAATGTACTGCACACGCTGGGCTATGACGCCTTCGGGCTGCCGGCCGAGCAGTACGCCATCCAAACCGGCACCCACCCGCGCACGACCACAATGGCAAATATCAAGAACATGCGCCGCCAGCTCGGGGTGCTTGGGCTGGGCCACGACCAGCGCCGCAGCGTGGCCACCACCGACCCGGAGTTTTTCAAGTGGACCCAGTGGATCTTCTTGACCATCTATAACTCCTGGTTCGACGCGGAGGCCGGGAAGGCGCGCCCAATCGCGGAGCTCATCCCCCAGCTGGAGTCTGGAAAGATCCCCACCCCGGCTGGCTTCGCCCTCCCTTATGCGGAGCTCTCGCGGCTGGACCAGCAGCGCGTGGTGGACACCTTCCGCCTGGTCTACCGGGCGAACTCGATGGTCAACTGGTGCCCTGGCCTGGGCACTGTGCTGGCCAACGAGGAGGTCACCGCCGAGGGCCGCTCGGAGCGCGGCAACTTCCCGGTGTTCCGCCGCCGGCTTTCCCAGTGGATGATGCGCATCACGGCGTACGCCGATCGCCTACTCGATGACCTAGAGCTTCTGGATTGGCCGGAGAAGGTCAAAACGATGCAGCGCAACTGGATCGGGCGCAGCGAGGGCGCCGAGGTGGACTTCTTCGCCGCCGGCCACGCGATCCGTGTGTTTACCACCCGGCCCGACACCCTGTTTGGGGCGACGTACCTGGTGCTCGCCCCGGAGCACGAGCTTGTCGACGCCCTGGTGGCCGCCGGCTCCGGCTCGTACGAGGGGGTGGACGAGCGCTGGACCTACGGTGCGGCCAACCCGGCAGACGCCGTGGCCCGCTACCGGCGCGACATTGCCGCCAAGTCCGACCTGGAGCGCCAGGAGAACAAGGACAAGACCGGCGTGTTCTTGGGCGCATACGGTGTCAACCCGGTCAGCGGCAAAGAGGTTCCGATCTTCATCGCTGATTACGTGCTTACCGGCTACGGGACCGGCGCCATCATGGCCGTGCCCGCGCACGACGAGCGAGACTTCGAGTTCGCGCACGTCTTCGGGCTGCCAATCGTGCAGGTGCTGGACGGCGGAGACATCGCCGAGGCGGCGTTTACCGGGGACGGCCCGCACGTCAACTCCGCGAACTCCACCGGGCTGGACCTCAACGGCGTGGGCAAAAAGGAGGGGATCGATAAGACGATCGCCTGGCTGGAGGCCAACGGTTGCGGGGCTCGCAAGGTCCAGTACAAGCTGCGCGATTGGCTCTTTGCCCGGCAGCGGTACTGGGGCGAGCCCTTCCCCATCGTGTACGACGAAGAGGGCGTGGCCCACCCGCTTCCGGCCTCGATGCTGCCCGTCACGCTGCCCGAGGTGGCCGACTACGCCCCGCCGACCTTCGACCCGGAGGACGCGGACAGCGAGCCGCAGCCGCCGCTGGCCAAGGAACGCGACTGGGTCGAGGTGCGCCTAGACCTGGGCGACGGCGAGAAGACCTACTACCGGGATACCAACGTCATGCCGCAGTGGGCGGGGTCGTCGTGGTACCAGTTGCGCTACATCGACCCGCACAACGACGAAGCCTTCTGTGACATCGAAAACGAGCGCTACTGGACGGGCCCGCGCCCGGACATGCACGGCGAGAACGATCCCGGCGGGGTGGACCTATACGTCGGCGGCGTGGAGCACGCGGTGCTGCACCTGCTCTACTCTCGGTTCTGGCACAAGGTGCTCTTTGACCTTGGGTTTGTCACCTCAAAGGAGCCCTACCGGCGGCTGTATAACCAGGGCTACATCCAGGCCTACGCGTACACGGACGCCCGCGGGGTGTACGTGCCGGCGGCCGAGGTCGAGGAGCGCGACGGCAAGTTCTTCTACCAGGGCCAGGAGGTCTTTCAGGAGTACGGCAAGATGGGCAAGTCGCTCAAGAACGCGGTGGCGCCCGACGATATCTGCCGCGACTTCGGAGCCGATACGCTGCGCGTCTACGAGATGTCGATGGGCCCGCTGGATACCTCGCGGCCCTGGGCGACGAAGGATGTGGTGGGCGCCTACCGCTTCTTGCAGCGCACGTGGCGGCTGGTGATCGACGAGGCCACCGGCGCCGTGCTCGTCGACACGGGCGCCTCGGGGGCGGGCGATGGCGGCGCGGAGCCGACCGAGGAGGACCTCAAGGCGCTGCACCGCACCATCGCCGGGGTGCGCGAGGACTACGAGGCGCTTCGCGATAACACGGTGGTGGCCAAGCTCATCGGCTACGTCAACTACCTCACTAAGACCTACCCAGGTTCGGTCCCGCTGGCCCTGGTGGAGCCGCTGGTGCTTATGCTCGCCCCGGTGGCCCCGCACATCGCCGAGGAGCTGTGGGCCCGGCTCGGTCACGAGCAGACGCTGGCCTACGAGGCCTTCCCGGTGGCCGAGGAGAAGTGGCTGACCGACGATGAGGTGCGGCTTCCGGTGCAGGTCAACGGCAAGGTGCGCGGACATGTGACCGTGCTTGCCGACGCCGCGCGCGAGGACATCTTGGCTGCGGCCAAGGCCGAGGAGCGCATCGCCGGGCACCTGGAGGGCAAGACCGTGGTCAAGGAGATCCTGGTGCCCGGCCGGATGATCAACCTTGTGGTGAAGTAG